From Hymenobacter sedentarius, a single genomic window includes:
- the meaB gene encoding methylmalonyl Co-A mutase-associated GTPase MeaB — MPPKRLSATEYAEGILAGNRTVLGRAITLAESTLPTDQALTQDVLQAVLPHSGRSLRVGITGVPGVGKSTFIEALGRYLVETLGKKLAVLAVDPSSQRGGGSILGDKTRMPWLAAHPAAFIRPSPASGSLGGVARATREALLLCEAAGHDVIFVETVGVGQSETTVHGMVDFFLLLLLAGAGDELQGLKRGIMEMADAVCITKADHGNEQAARRARVDYQNALHLFPPAPSGQPQPVLLTSAVSGTGLAEVWEAIEHYAAATRLSGYFQQRRQQQQLQWLHQSIVQELEMRFYADGAVRARLPAIKQAVAAGRLTPFAAATELLGLAGSVTKTP, encoded by the coding sequence TTGCCCCCAAAACGCCTTTCCGCCACCGAGTACGCCGAGGGCATCCTGGCCGGCAACCGCACGGTGCTGGGCCGCGCCATCACGCTGGCCGAGAGCACCTTGCCCACCGACCAGGCTCTGACCCAGGACGTGCTGCAAGCCGTGCTGCCCCACTCCGGGCGCAGCCTGCGGGTGGGCATCACGGGGGTGCCGGGTGTAGGCAAAAGCACCTTTATTGAGGCGTTGGGCCGGTATTTGGTCGAGACATTGGGCAAAAAGCTGGCGGTGCTGGCCGTAGACCCCAGCAGCCAGCGCGGCGGCGGCAGCATTCTGGGCGATAAAACCCGCATGCCGTGGCTGGCGGCGCACCCGGCGGCGTTCATTCGCCCCTCCCCTGCCAGCGGCAGCCTGGGCGGCGTGGCCCGCGCCACCCGCGAGGCGCTGCTGCTCTGCGAAGCGGCGGGGCACGACGTCATTTTTGTGGAAACCGTAGGCGTGGGCCAGTCCGAAACCACTGTGCACGGCATGGTCGATTTCTTTCTGCTGCTGCTGCTGGCCGGCGCCGGCGACGAGCTTCAGGGCCTCAAGCGCGGCATCATGGAAATGGCCGACGCCGTGTGCATCACCAAGGCCGACCACGGCAACGAGCAAGCCGCCCGCCGCGCCCGCGTCGACTACCAGAACGCGTTACACCTGTTTCCGCCTGCGCCCTCGGGCCAGCCCCAGCCGGTGCTGCTCACCTCGGCCGTGAGTGGCACTGGGCTGGCCGAGGTGTGGGAAGCCATCGAGCACTACGCAGCCGCCACCCGGCTAAGCGGGTACTTCCAGCAGCGGCGGCAGCAGCAGCAGCTCCAATGGCTGCACCAAAGCATTGTGCAGGAGCTGGAAATGCGGTTTTATGCCGATGGCGCCGTGCGCGCCCGCCTGCCGGCCATAAAACAAGCCGTGGCCGCCGGACGGTTGACACCGTTCGCAGCGGCCACGGAACTGCTGGGGCTAGCCGGGAGCGTTACAAAGACGCCGTAG
- a CDS encoding DUF5723 family protein, producing MRLSLRFLPLAALLALPAAVQAQNELSNFTATGRGGVINTFAQDYQAIGINPANLGRNSESTVAFTIGEVGAGLASRSLSKTLFKHILFDSNQAIGPAERAELVKGFEGANALNFNVDATTLGFAISLPNGLGGLAVSNRQRVSSHLALNHNAADVIINGKDAASVQPYYPTTPTGTPTLPPPPLSTFLDGTAIQLAWTSEYNISYGMLVLDQPGLKLSAGAGYRYIQGIGIADIQVEGGNLSAYSALSPIFNVDYGTLASSPQFNAETGSGLHPVGHGHGYDLGLAAEVGKIIRLGASVTDLGTMTWTGNVVTATDQKLQRPTSTSLQTYDVLSEIVNQFDTNQSNFFTYQAEQKRTASLPAKVRLGAGIRISSLFEAGVDFTAPLKKVAGNLTSPFLGLGLDYKPTHWLRLSSGVSGGAGYGTSLPLGLTLVTPSWEAGISSRDVLGYTNEKSPYYSVALGFLRFKIGNKE from the coding sequence ATGCGCCTTTCCTTACGTTTCCTGCCGCTGGCTGCCTTGCTGGCCCTGCCCGCGGCCGTGCAGGCCCAAAATGAGCTCAGCAATTTCACGGCCACCGGCCGCGGGGGCGTCATCAACACCTTTGCGCAGGACTACCAGGCCATCGGCATCAACCCCGCCAACCTGGGCCGCAACAGCGAATCGACGGTGGCCTTCACCATCGGGGAAGTAGGGGCGGGGCTGGCGTCCCGCTCGCTCAGCAAAACGCTGTTCAAGCACATTCTCTTCGACAGCAACCAGGCCATCGGCCCCGCCGAACGGGCCGAGCTCGTGAAGGGCTTTGAGGGTGCCAACGCCCTTAATTTTAACGTCGACGCTACCACGCTAGGCTTCGCCATCAGCCTGCCCAACGGCTTGGGTGGCCTGGCCGTCAGCAACCGCCAGCGGGTGAGCTCCCACCTGGCCCTCAACCACAATGCCGCCGACGTCATCATCAACGGCAAGGACGCGGCCAGCGTGCAGCCGTACTACCCCACCACCCCAACGGGCACCCCCACGCTGCCGCCCCCGCCGCTGTCGACCTTTCTGGACGGCACGGCCATTCAGCTGGCCTGGACCAGCGAATACAACATTTCCTACGGCATGCTGGTGCTCGACCAGCCCGGCCTGAAGCTGTCGGCCGGGGCGGGCTACCGTTACATCCAGGGCATTGGCATTGCCGATATTCAGGTGGAGGGCGGCAACTTATCGGCCTACTCAGCGCTGTCGCCCATTTTCAACGTCGACTACGGCACCCTGGCCAGCAGCCCCCAGTTCAACGCCGAAACCGGCTCGGGGCTGCACCCCGTGGGCCACGGCCACGGCTACGACCTGGGCCTGGCCGCCGAAGTAGGCAAAATCATCCGCCTGGGCGCCTCGGTTACCGACCTGGGCACGATGACCTGGACCGGCAACGTGGTCACGGCCACCGACCAGAAGTTGCAGCGCCCCACCTCCACCAGCCTGCAGACCTACGACGTGCTGTCCGAAATTGTCAACCAGTTCGATACCAATCAAAGCAACTTCTTCACTTACCAGGCCGAACAAAAGCGCACCGCCTCGCTACCCGCCAAGGTGCGCCTGGGCGCCGGCATCCGCATCAGCAGCTTGTTCGAAGCGGGTGTGGATTTCACTGCGCCGCTGAAAAAGGTGGCCGGCAACCTCACCTCGCCCTTCCTGGGCCTGGGCCTCGACTACAAGCCCACCCACTGGCTGCGCCTGAGCAGCGGCGTGAGCGGCGGCGCGGGCTACGGTACCAGCCTGCCGTTGGGCCTCACCCTGGTAACGCCTTCGTGGGAAGCCGGCATCAGCTCGCGCGACGTGCTGGGCTACACCAACGAAAAGTCGCCTTACTACTCCGTGGCGCTGGGTTTCCTGCGGTTTAAGATTGGGAATAAGGAGTAA